GATGCTGCGCTCGCGCTTGGCGGCTTTGTCGCCGACGCGCCAGCCACCCCCGTGGATGAGCAGCACGGCCGGGAGCGGGCGCTCGAAGCTCGCCGCCGGCAGGTAGGCGTCCATCTTCTCTTTGCGGTCTGCACCGAGGTAGTCGATGTCTTTGATGACGGTGACTTCATCAGAGCTCAGGGCGACAGTTGAGCTTTGCATAAATGCGTTCAGCGGTTGAACAAGGCTCAGGGCACAGAGGCCGAGCAGGAGGGGAGCGATACGGCTTTTCATGGAAAGGTATGACACTATTGGCCGGCAAGGGTTCTGCCAACACTTAAACCCGTCGCCGGTAGTGCCCGGCGACGGAAACAGGTTATGAGACAAGTGGGTGGGTTCGCGCGCTGGCCCCTAGGCCATGCGGACGATGTTCTGCGCAGTCACCGGCACGACGGGTTTTTCCCCGGCGATAAAGCGGCGGCATTCCTCCACGGCCATGTCGCCGAGGCGGTGGCATTCGCGGCCCATGGAGCCGGCGATGTGCGGAGTCAGGAAGACATTGGGCATCTTCAGCAAAGGCGTGGTGCAGTACTGGCTCTCGTCGGTGATGACGTCGATGACGGCGAACAGGTCGGGCCGCTTTTCCAGCACGCGGATCATGGCAGCCTCATCGACGATGGCCCCGCGTGAGGTGTTCACAAAGGTCGCGTTCTGCGGCATCATCTCAAGCAGTTCGCCCGTGATCATGTTCAGAGTCTCGGGGAGCTTGGGGGCATGCAGGGAAACCACGTCACACTCGGCAAAGATGGACTCCAGGCTCGGCGCCCGGCGCACGGAGAGCTCTTCAAAGACCGAGTCGCTGGCAAAGGGGTCGTAGGCGACGACGTCCAGCGAGAAGGCCGACAGCCGCTGGCACACGAGGCGGCCAATAGCCCCCAGCGAGATGATACCAACGCGTGAGCCGCTGTAGACACCGGGGGGCGACCACGGGCCGCGCTTGCCGCTGAGCAGTTCCTCGCGCGCGCTCCAGGCGCGCTTCAGAGAAAAGATGACACTGGCCACGGTGAACTCGGCCACCGGCACGGCATTACCCGTGTATGCGCTGGTCAGCAGGATGTCGCGCTCCCAGAAGGCATCCGTCACGAGGTAGCGGACGCTGCCGGCACCGTAGAAGAAGCCCTTAAGGGAGGGGAGTGCCTCCAGGATCTTCTCATCCATGACGGGGGAGCCCCAGCCAGAGAAAATGATCTCAACGTCCCGGAAGTCCTCGGGGTTGGCCAGAATGTCTTCACCCTCGTAGACTTTTCCGTCGTTTTCGGTCAGACGGGCGATCTCGGTCATGGCCGACTCGCTGTAAATAGTCCCGCAGAGGGGCTTCTTAAGAAGAAAAATGGATCTGGGCTTATTCATCAATGGTGCTTGGATTTATCAAGGGTACAGCCTGGTGTAAAGTCCGTTGATATTGAATAGTTCACTCGCGCAGGTGAATTACAGCACTTGCGGGGCCTAAATGCGTTTTAGCCAGGGCTTTTTACGTTTTCAAATGTATGAATCCACTTTAGTGTATACATATGAAAATTCCCGTTCTTCTCAGTCTCGTTTTTTTGACATCTCTCCCGCTTACCCTCTCCGCCCTGCCCGCCAGTAAAAGCCACTCCGGGCGCATCGTGGTAAAGGCCAGCCGTATCGAGGGGGACTGGGTCTCGACGAATCTCTCCGGTGACGCCATCTGGCTGGTGGTTAAAACCGTCGGTGTGACCTTTAAGAAGGACGGGACTTTCTCCGCGACGGCGCAGCTGCATGGCGGCGGGACGGACACCTTTAGTGGGCCTTATCATATGGATAGCGGTAAAATCCGGCTCGAGCCTGCGACTGAGGGGACGTTTATCTGCACCTATTCGATTAAGCAGGGCACACTCACGCTCTATAATGCTCAGCATGGCATCACCGGGACGTTCCAGCGCGGTCAGCTCTCCACGCAGTCCCAGCCCTCAGAGGGGAGTCGGGGTATGCCCGGGATGGGCTTTTAACGCCTAAGGGCTTTGATTCTTCGCTGCGCAGAGCCGGTCTGATTTCATCGTTTTTCGCCCGGTGAAAAGGGGCGGATTTTTTGCTTTCTCCCGCGCGCGAACTGTGCCAATGTCTTTAGTTTTTATGCGCCACACGATCTCAGCATTGGTTGAAAACAAGTTCGGCGTGCTCGCCCGAGTGGCGGGCATGTTCAGCGGACGTGGCTTCAACATCGACACGCTTAACGTCGGCCCGACCCATGATCCTCTTCTCTCTCGCATTACCATCACCGTAGTCGCCGAGGCAGAGGGGACGCTGGATCAGGCCATTAAGCAGCTGGATAAGCTGGTTAATGTCATCCAGGTCACGCACTTCAGCGAGCGCACCTCGTTTGTGGCGCGCGAGCTGGTCATGGTCAAGATCGAGGCCGACAGCAAGAAGCGCTCGGAAATCGTCGAAATCGTCGATATCTTCCGCGCCAAGATCGTAGACGTGTCCACGGATTCGATCATCATCGAGTGTACCGGCAACGAAAACAAGATCCGCGCCTTCCTCGAGCTGATCACACCCTTCGGTATTAGCGAAATGGCCCGCACCGGTAACGTCGCCCTTTCTCGCGGCTACCGCGCCGAGCGCTAATCCTTCCTTTTCCGGTTCGGCTGCTATGGCCGTGCCGATTCACCTGTTCATTCACCTTTTAACCCAACAAGAAACCCAATCAACACCATGCCCGCCAAGGTCTATACGGACAAAGACGCGGACCTGAAGGTCCTCAAAGGAAAAACGCTGGCCGTCATCGGATACGGCTCACAGGGGCACGCCCACGCCCTCAACCTGAAGGATAGTGGCTGCAAGGTCATTATCGGCCTGTATCCCAAGAGCAAATCTGTCGCAGTCGCCAAGAAGCAGGGCTTCGAAGTCTTCGACACCGCCGAAGCCGTCAAGCGCGCCGACGTTATCATGCTCTCCATCCCGGACATGGTGCAGCCCGAAGTCTACGAAAAGGACGTCCTGCCCAATCTCACGAAGGGCAAGACTCTCGTATTCTGTCACGGCCTGTGCGTCCACTTCGGCCTGATCGAGCCGCCCAAGGGCGTTGACACCATCATGGTGGCCCCGAAGGGCCCCGGCCACGTCGTGCGCTCGCAGTACGTCGAGGGTAAGGGCGTTCCCGCGCTGATCGCCGTCCTCAAGGGCTCCTCCAAGGGCGCCAAGGATGTTGCTCTGGCCTGGGCCAAGGGCGTTGGCGGTACCCGCGCCGGTGTCATCCAGACTACCTTTAAGGAAGAAACCGAGACCGACCTCTTCGGTGAGCAGGCCGTGCTTTGCGGCGGTTGCTCCGCCCTGATCCAGGCTGGTTTCGAAACCCTCGTCGAGGCTGGCTACCAGCCCGAGATGGCTTACTTCGAGTGCTTGCACGAAATGAAGCTGATCGTCGACCTCATGGTCGAGTCCGGCATCAGCGGCATGCGTTTCTCGATCTCCGAGACTGCCGAGTACGGCGACGTCACCCGCGGCCCGCGCGTGATCAACGACAAGTCCAAGAAGGCCATGCAGGCCATCCTCAAGGAGATCCAGGACGGCAAGTTCACCCGCCAGTGGGTCAAGGAGTACAAGGACGGCTATCCGAAGTTCAACGAACTGCGTAAGCAGGGCGCTGATCATCAGATCGAAAAGGTCGGCAAGCGCCTGCGCTCGCTGATGCCGTGGGTCCCGAAGAAAGACATCAAGGGCGCCCAGGCTTCTTATACTTCCAAGTAACACCCAAGGGTTTACACACTTGTGTTTGATGCGGGCAGGGTAATACCTGCCCGCTTGTGTTATGACATCGCAATCGCTCAGGCTTGCTACCCGTGGCAGCCCCTTGGCTATGCGCCAGACCGAGTTGACGCTGGAGTGGCTCCGCGAACATCTGCCGGAGACGGAGTTCTCCGTGCACGAGATGGTCACCACCGGCGACAAGCAGAAGCAGTGGTCGCTCGAACAGCGCGGCGGCGAAGGTCTCTTCGTCAAAGAGCTGGAGGAGGCCCTGCGCTCTGGTCAGGCCGATGTGGCCGTGCACAGCGCCAAGGATCTGCCCGCCGTCCAGCCGGATGATCTGGAGATCGCCGGTTATCTGCCGCGTGCGGAGGTCAACGACGTGCTCGTGGTCCGTGAGGACATCGCCACGCCGTGCTTTATCGCCACCAGCAGCCCGCGACGCCGGGCCCAGCTCAAGGCGCTGTACCCGTGCGCGGTCTGGTCCGAGATCCGCGGTAACGTCGAGACGCGCCTGAAGAAGGTCGCCAACGGCAAAGTGGATGCGACCATCCTGGCGGCTGCCGGGCTTCGCCGTCTGGGCCACTTCGAGTGGCCGGGGTTGGCCTTCCGGCCCTTCAGCCCCGCTCAGGTTATCCCTGCCGCCGGGCAGGGCGCTATCGCCCTGCAAGTCCGCAAGGGTGAGGGCGAGGCTCTCCGCGCCGTGCTCGACGAAGAGACGGGCTATGCGGTGGAAACCGAAAAGGCCGTGCTCGCGGGCATGGGAGGCGGTTGCCATACCTCGATCGGCGTGTATTGTTATAACCGCAATGTATCGGTTTACTATGAGCCGATCGGTACGCGCCACTACCAGATGCGTGGTAATGGCGACGCACGCGAACGCGTGGTGGCCGAGATCGTCAAGGATCTGGGCCTGAGTGAGGATTCCGAATGAGCGAAGGAAAAGTATTTCTGGTGGGAGCCGGTCCGGGCGATCCGGGCTTGGTCACCGTGCGTGCCCGCGAGTTGATCGAGACCTGCGACGTGCTCGTCTACGACTATCTGGCCAATGCCGAACTGCAGAGCTGGGTCAAAGCCGACTGCGAGCTCGTCTACGTGGGCAAGCGTCCTGGCCGTCATTCGATCCCGCAGGACAAGATCGAGGACATCCTCGTCAAGCACGCCAACGAAGGTAAGCAGGTCGTTCGCCTCAAAGGCGGCGATCCCTTTGTCTTCGGGCGCGGAGGCGAGGAAGCCTGCCGCCTGCACGCCGATGGAATCGAGTTCGAGATCGTGCCCGCCGTCACCGCTGCGCTTGGCGCGGCTGCCTGCGCAGGCATTCCGCTCACACACCGTGAGCACAGCTCATCCGTGTGTTTCCTCACCGGCCACGAGGACATGGAGCGTGGCAACATGCACGTGGACTTTGCCAAGGCTGCCCAGCTCGGCGGCACACTTTGCATTTATATGGGGATGGGCCACATCTCCGAAATCACCGACAAGCTGATCGCGGGCGGACTGCCGCCGGAGACGCCGGTTGCCGTGATCGAGTGGGCCACGCTACCGCGTCAGCGCAGCCTGTGCGCCACGCTCGCCACCGTGGCCGAGGCCAAGAAAAAAGCCGGGCTGAAGCCCCCCGCCATCGTCATCGTCGGCGAGGTCGCCCGCTACTATGGCGAGCTGAACTGGTTTGAACGTCGCCCGCTCTCCGGTAAGCGCATCGCCATCACCCGCTCGCGTGAGCAGGCCGGTGAACTGCGTGGCAAGCTCGAAGCCCTCGGGGCCGAGGTGCTTTCGCTGCCCTTGATCAAGATCACCGAGGCTGAGTCGCACGAGACCGTGGATGTCTTTGACGGCATGGCGCACTACGACTGGGTGGTCTTCACCAGCCCCAACGGCGCGCGCTTCTTCTTCAAAAAGTTTTTCGAAAAGTTCGCCGACCTGCGCAGCATCGGCGGTGTGCGTATCGCCTGTATCGGCGAGTCCACCGCCCGCGAGGTCAAGAGCCAGCACCTGGCCGTGGATGTCATCCCCGAGACCGCCGTGGCTGAGAGCCTGGCCGAGGCACTCCTGACCGAGCAGAGCCTCGACAGCGTGAACATGCTCGTGGTCACGGGTAACCGTAACCGCGATGTGCTCATCAAGCGTCTCGAAGAGGAGGGCCACGCCATCGTCGATGTGCTGCCCGTTTACACAAACGAGCCCAGCGACATGAGCGAGGAGCCCGATGCGGAGTCCTTCCGCCAGCGTGGAGCCGACGCCATCACCTTTACCAGCGCCAGCACGGTGGAGAACTTCGTGGCCCAGAGCGGCCAGCTCCAGCTCGCCAAGGGCGCAACCCGCCCCAAGGCCATCAGCATCGGCCCGATCACCAGCGCCGCCATGAAGGAAAAGGGCGTGCCCATCGACGCCGAGGCCAAAGAATCCTCCATCGACGCACTCGTCGCAGCT
This genomic interval from Ruficoccus sp. ZRK36 contains the following:
- a CDS encoding hydroxyacid dehydrogenase: MNKPRSIFLLKKPLCGTIYSESAMTEIARLTENDGKVYEGEDILANPEDFRDVEIIFSGWGSPVMDEKILEALPSLKGFFYGAGSVRYLVTDAFWERDILLTSAYTGNAVPVAEFTVASVIFSLKRAWSAREELLSGKRGPWSPPGVYSGSRVGIISLGAIGRLVCQRLSAFSLDVVAYDPFASDSVFEELSVRRAPSLESIFAECDVVSLHAPKLPETLNMITGELLEMMPQNATFVNTSRGAIVDEAAMIRVLEKRPDLFAVIDVITDESQYCTTPLLKMPNVFLTPHIAGSMGRECHRLGDMAVEECRRFIAGEKPVVPVTAQNIVRMA
- a CDS encoding META domain-containing protein: MTSLPLTLSALPASKSHSGRIVVKASRIEGDWVSTNLSGDAIWLVVKTVGVTFKKDGTFSATAQLHGGGTDTFSGPYHMDSGKIRLEPATEGTFICTYSIKQGTLTLYNAQHGITGTFQRGQLSTQSQPSEGSRGMPGMGF
- the ilvN gene encoding acetolactate synthase small subunit, whose product is MRHTISALVENKFGVLARVAGMFSGRGFNIDTLNVGPTHDPLLSRITITVVAEAEGTLDQAIKQLDKLVNVIQVTHFSERTSFVARELVMVKIEADSKKRSEIVEIVDIFRAKIVDVSTDSIIIECTGNENKIRAFLELITPFGISEMARTGNVALSRGYRAER
- the ilvC gene encoding ketol-acid reductoisomerase encodes the protein MPAKVYTDKDADLKVLKGKTLAVIGYGSQGHAHALNLKDSGCKVIIGLYPKSKSVAVAKKQGFEVFDTAEAVKRADVIMLSIPDMVQPEVYEKDVLPNLTKGKTLVFCHGLCVHFGLIEPPKGVDTIMVAPKGPGHVVRSQYVEGKGVPALIAVLKGSSKGAKDVALAWAKGVGGTRAGVIQTTFKEETETDLFGEQAVLCGGCSALIQAGFETLVEAGYQPEMAYFECLHEMKLIVDLMVESGISGMRFSISETAEYGDVTRGPRVINDKSKKAMQAILKEIQDGKFTRQWVKEYKDGYPKFNELRKQGADHQIEKVGKRLRSLMPWVPKKDIKGAQASYTSK
- the hemC gene encoding hydroxymethylbilane synthase codes for the protein MTSQSLRLATRGSPLAMRQTELTLEWLREHLPETEFSVHEMVTTGDKQKQWSLEQRGGEGLFVKELEEALRSGQADVAVHSAKDLPAVQPDDLEIAGYLPRAEVNDVLVVREDIATPCFIATSSPRRRAQLKALYPCAVWSEIRGNVETRLKKVANGKVDATILAAAGLRRLGHFEWPGLAFRPFSPAQVIPAAGQGAIALQVRKGEGEALRAVLDEETGYAVETEKAVLAGMGGGCHTSIGVYCYNRNVSVYYEPIGTRHYQMRGNGDARERVVAEIVKDLGLSEDSE
- the cobA gene encoding uroporphyrinogen-III C-methyltransferase codes for the protein MSEGKVFLVGAGPGDPGLVTVRARELIETCDVLVYDYLANAELQSWVKADCELVYVGKRPGRHSIPQDKIEDILVKHANEGKQVVRLKGGDPFVFGRGGEEACRLHADGIEFEIVPAVTAALGAAACAGIPLTHREHSSSVCFLTGHEDMERGNMHVDFAKAAQLGGTLCIYMGMGHISEITDKLIAGGLPPETPVAVIEWATLPRQRSLCATLATVAEAKKKAGLKPPAIVIVGEVARYYGELNWFERRPLSGKRIAITRSREQAGELRGKLEALGAEVLSLPLIKITEAESHETVDVFDGMAHYDWVVFTSPNGARFFFKKFFEKFADLRSIGGVRIACIGESTAREVKSQHLAVDVIPETAVAESLAEALLTEQSLDSVNMLVVTGNRNRDVLIKRLEEEGHAIVDVLPVYTNEPSDMSEEPDAESFRQRGADAITFTSASTVENFVAQSGQLQLAKGATRPKAISIGPITSAAMKEKGVPIDAEAKESSIDALVAAIVKKLV